GAAGACGCGATGGTTGACCGCAGGATCAGGGGCATTTGCCGCGGCTGCTAGGCTGACGACGTCGCGGCATCCGCGATCAGGTCGCGTTCCCGCCCGTGCGCCGATACGGCACGTAGCGCGGGGTCCAGACCTTGGCCTGGATGCGCGCCTCGACCTCGTCGATCGGAACATCCTTGGCGAGCCCTTCCTTGTGCGCCTGCAACGCCACCGCCAGCGCAACCGTCTGCGACACCTCGCGCAGCGCGCTGACCGGCGGCAGCAGATTGTGCTTCGGATTGTTGCGGGCCGGCGAGACGCTGGCCAGTGCCTTGGCGGCGGCCATGAACATCCCGTCGCTGATCCGGCTGGCGCCGACCGCAAGCGCGCCGACACCGACGCCAGGGAAGATGTAGGAATTGTTGGTCTGGTCGACCTTGAAGCGCGCGCCATCGCGGGTGATCGGCGGGAACGGGCTGCCGACGCCGATCAGCGCCCGCCCCTCGGTCCATGCCTCGATGTCGGCCGGCGTCGCCTCCTCGCGCGAGGTCGGGTTCGACAGCGGGAAGATCACCGGCCGCTTGTTGCACTCGGCCATCGCGCGGACGATCGGCTCGGAGAATGCGCCGGCCTGGCCGGAGACGCCGATCAGGACCGTCGGCTTGGCGTTGCGCACGACGTCGAGCAGCGCGATCTTGTCGGGATGGCTGAGCTGCCAGCCGGCAATCGCCTGCTTGTTCTGCACGAAAGGCAGCTGGAACGGCGCGAGCCCGCTCATGCCCTCGAGCAACAGCCCGTCGCGGTCGACCATGAAGAAGCGCTTCGCCGCATCGCTCTCCGAGAGGCCGGCATCGACCATCGCGGCGCGGATCAGGCTGGCAATGCCGCAGCCGGCGGAGCCTGCGCCGAGCACGGCGACGCGCTGCTCGGTCAGCGGCACGCCGGTGACGTTGATCGCAGACAGCAAGGCGCCGGTCGCCACCGCCGCGGTGCCCTGGATGTCGTCGTTGAAGGTCAGGAGCCGGTCGCGATAGCGCTCGAGCATCCGCGTCGCATTGTTCTTGGCGAAATCTTCCCATTGCAGCAGGACGTGCGGCCAGCG
The window above is part of the Bradyrhizobium sp. PSBB068 genome. Proteins encoded here:
- a CDS encoding NAD-dependent malic enzyme; this translates as MLQTAADFATTALSGYELLADPQLNKGTAFSEAEREAFDLHGLLPPNILTLDEQVSRRLEALRGYETDIERYAFLRELQDTNETLFYALLVSNLEELLPIVYTPTVGEGCQKFSRLFRKPRGLFLSIPHQHRIDRIFAHPRFDHVEAIVVTDGERILGLGDQGAGGMGIPIGKLALYTGCGGLHPATTLPIMLDVGTDNPDCLADPLYIGWRNERVRGQQYDDFIEAFVSAVVKRWPHVLLQWEDFAKNNATRMLERYRDRLLTFNDDIQGTAAVATGALLSAINVTGVPLTEQRVAVLGAGSAGCGIASLIRAAMVDAGLSESDAAKRFFMVDRDGLLLEGMSGLAPFQLPFVQNKQAIAGWQLSHPDKIALLDVVRNAKPTVLIGVSGQAGAFSEPIVRAMAECNKRPVIFPLSNPTSREEATPADIEAWTEGRALIGVGSPFPPITRDGARFKVDQTNNSYIFPGVGVGALAVGASRISDGMFMAAAKALASVSPARNNPKHNLLPPVSALREVSQTVALAVALQAHKEGLAKDVPIDEVEARIQAKVWTPRYVPYRRTGGNAT